GCAGTTCTAATCAGAcctgaaaaataataatatacaactTTGTTATTTAGTTAAGGATATATTTCTCAACGTTGAAAGAACTTTGTTAAGGAGTGAAGAAAGTCAATTTATTACCTTGTTGAAACACCATTGATTCTCCTCACTAACCTTGCTTTCAGCAGAACAAATGTAACATAAACCCAATCCTTTGCATTATCCATGTAACGATAATATGAATGCCTCCATGAACGCTAGAAGAACACAACACTGCAAAACCCCCAGAAACCCACAGCAAATCCAAGTCCCGTGCCAGTGTAAAACCATTTCATGAACTCATCAGAATCTTCTTCACTTCCTACTGCAGCTTTGCCAGGAGGTGGTTCCACCATTGAGCAATTTGGTGAAATAGGAGGACCACAAAGTCCTCTATTATGGGAAAATGACGAAGGATCAAAGCTCTGTAGTTGAGTGCTGGTTGGAATTTTTCCAGACAAGTCATTATAAGAAAAGTTCAAGTTGCTTAGAAATGTTAATTCAGATAAGCTTGTCGGGATGTTTCCTGAAAACTTGTTTCTTGACAGGTCAAGCACCTCTAGTTGTCTTATATGCCCAATCTTTTGAAGAATTTTTCCGTTAAAATGGTTTCTTGACAAGTTCAATACAACCAGTTCTTGAAGACTACTTAATTCTTCAGGAATCTCTCCTGTTAATTTGTTACAAGAGAGATCAATGGCTAGTAGCAATCCAAGTTGTGGATAGCTTTGCTTTGTTCCCTTCCATGTAAGCAATGCCTCATCAACATGTCTAACCTGAATGATCCATATAAACTCACCGTTCACACCCTCCGGAGATAAAAATCTAGGTCCAGTATCTAAGATGTGATGCTCAATCCTTCGATCTAAACTCACTTTTTTTGCCATGGAAGTGAATTATTGAGGCATGGTGGTATGGTACCAGAGATTTTATTTACCGAGAGGTCCAAGATTTGTAGATATTTCAATCCACAAAGTTGATGGGGAATCCTTCCCCTGAACTGGTTCCCTTGAAGGCTAAGAAAAACCAACGATGAAAGCTTCTGACCGATCCACATAGGTATTTCTCCTGATAATTCATTATCACTCAAGGCGAGAAATTTTAACTTGGCACAATTCTGTAAAGATGAAGGTAATACTCCAGAGAATTTATTACCACGTAAACTTAGCATTTCAAGAGAAATCAGAGATCTTAAGGAGCTTGGAAGTGAGCCTGAGAAACTATTATCACCCAAATTCAAAGCTGTTAAAAACGGGAAACTTCCAAAACAGTCTGGAACCACTCCAGAAAATAGATTATTTGAGAGATCAAACAATGTCAAAAAAACTGCACCAGTAAAATTGCAAATTGGAGAGACTGAACCAGTAAACTTGTTTTTGGAAAGGTTAATGGTCCCCATATTGTAGTCTAAAGAAAAACGTGTTAATGGTCCTGAGAAATTATTAGAGCTTGGATCTAGATGGCTTATGTGGATAGAGTTATTTGGAAAAGTACCACTGATCTGATTGAAAGACATGTTTATGTACTTTAAACCATGAAATGAGCCCCAAAACCAGTAGGGAAGAGAATCTGAAATTCCTGAAGCCGAAATATCAAGGTATTCCACATAAGAAATATAATGGTCAGGGGTTAGGATGCCCATTTGTGTCCGAATCCAATCTGGGAAATGAGGCCCTAACTTGCAAGAGCAAAGCATTATTTGAGTCAGTTGAAAAGGAGGAGTCCATCTGGAGTTGAGTTTCAAAGTTAAAGAAGTGTAGGATAAATCCAACTTCTGTAAGTAGGTGAAATTTGAGAAATGAGCTTCGGAAATCACATCACCATCAAAAGAATTCCCTGCAAGCCGCAAGACTTGCAAGTTGGAAAGTTGTCCAATGCTTTTGCTTATGGATCCATTTAAAAGGTTGTACCCAAGATCTAGAACCATAAAATCTGGTAGTTTTTCGATTTCATTCAACACGGAATCTCCCCAAACTTGATTCTCAGCTAATATCAAAAGATTATCACTCAAATAAAGTTCTTGAATAGCCATCATGTTCCCGAAAGCTTCTGGAATTGGACCTTTCAACCGGTTACTTGAGAGATTAAGGGAAACAAGGTTGCTGCTAACATTAAACAGCCATGGATATATGGCAGAAGAAGGGAGATTATTATCAGAGAGATCGAGATAGGTGAGAGATGTAGAAGAGTTGGCAATggaaagtgatgaagaagataTGCTTGGAAGATCACAATGTCTTAGACTTAGTTTTTGGAGCAAAGGAAGGTGACTAATGACTTGAGACCAATCATTGGCATTGCTCAGGTTAGTGAAGCTGAGATCAACCTCTTTCAAACGAGAAAGATGGGAAAGCCATTCAAGTTTTCCAACATTGAAAACCCTACCGTTGCCACCCAATCTTAGAGTCTCCAACATTGAAAGATTTCCAAGTAGAGAAGGAATTGGACCTCTAAAATTAGCATTAGAGAGATCcagtaatttcaattttttcaaagaACCAAAAAACTCTGGGATGAGACTTCCATTAAAATCATTACTGCTGAAATTTAAAGAAGTCAAATGATGTAGTTTAAGCAGTGAAGGGCTAATTGTACCTGCAACAACCAGAGGTTGGTAGCTAAAATCAAGCATTTCAACGTATCCTGTAAAGCTGTTGCAATAGACGCCACGCCATAGACAGCACTCCTCACTTATCCAAAAAAGGGCGTCGTTGCCTGAAAAAACGGTAGCTTGAAGGCTGTGCTTAAATTCAAGTAGCGCTTTTCTTTCACTCTCTTTGCACACGCTAGCATCGGTGCATATCTCATGAAGAAGAAGACAAGATATTGcgaaaaataaaacaagtttacGAGACCTCGTACTTGACATCGTAATCATGAAATATGAAGCAAGAGCAAATGAAATAGTGTTTTGATTGTTTTAATTCTGAATGCTAATAGCCCAGGAAAGCCCTCTTTGTAAACACCCAACTTGAATGGTAATGGTAGCAAATCAATTATGGGTGTTGAATTACTTTTGACCATTATCTCTAACTAAGGATTAGGCCTGTTTTGCTTtcgttcttttatttttgttctttaatCAATCTCTTTATTAGTCCTTTCAATGAGGGGTTTTTTCCCCTGAAACTACATCGATGGGAAAAATAAATTGCATTAATAAAGTTGATACATGTATTTATCATTTTCCACACTTTAATGGGCGACTTATTTCAGCAAAAGTTTCTTATTTCAGCATTAGTAAGCTATTGGCTTTGAATTATTTACtagaattatataattaatgtaaCAAGAAAATACATTGTAATTGTTGAGTCGAATTACTTTTTTGACCGTTAGAGCTAATTAAAGATTAGAGTTTTGTAGCAATCTGCTCGAAATTTCGGTATGGAAACTTAATGTACTGCGTTCATTTTATAGGGAATTATACCCCCTGACATCAAACAATTTCATGTTCAACACATGCTGCCTGGGATTTCCGGGTTACGATGTCTGAAAATTATCCTAGAGTCTGAGGTACATAGTTAGGGTGAAAATGGAGGAGGAGAAAATTCTTCCCGTATTGAGCGTTTTTAGCTACAAAACGATTTCATATTTAATACATGCTGTCCGGAACTCCTAGGTTCCAGTGTCTCGGGTTCTAACATACACAATTAGGGTTGAAAATAGTGAGGGAGAAAAGGCATGCCTGTGAATAATCTCTCAATAACGTGTGATAGGGTGAAATTTATAAGTCCTACTATACCTTTAATTGATGACTTAGACTTGCTTTttgtttcaattaatttaatttacccACAATTTTCTTCTTCAGTTTCATACGAAGCAAACGAACAATAGGTCTTGAATTCTTTTTGACTATAAGCACTAATTAGGGCCTGTTTTGCTTTTGTTCTAAATTCTACTTGAGCTTTACAatgtaaattttcaattttccacACTAGACTTACTTTTTCTTAATAATTTAATTCCCCTcaactttttcttcaatttcatacgAAGCAAGAAAAGCAATTGTCTGTAATTAACAATGTGAGCTGAATGTTATTGAAGTATTGTTAAAAAAAACCTAGAAGAAGCTGATATCTATACCTCCTGAcatcataatgatcataaaaaatagtattttattttgttattttggattCTACATGTCATTATCTATTATCATAAAAATGTTAGCCTATATTAAAAGGTGATCTAATAAAACAAGTTTATGAGACCTCATACTTGACATCGGAATCATGAAATATGAAGCAAGAGCAAATGAGATTGTGTTTTGCTGTTGTAATTCTGAATGCTAATAGCTGAGGAAAGGCCTCTTGATAAAGACCCAGCTTGACTGGAATATGAGCATTCATACTATATGgatgtatttaattatttaaggtTGTTTCAcatgaagaaagaaaataagaaaagtaATTGTAGCAAATCAATTATGGGTGTTGATACTATTATCTCTCTAATTGAGGATTAGGCCTGTTTtgctttcattcttttttttttaattctttaatcaatGAGTTTTTTCTTCTGATACTACATCGAtgggaaattttaaaataatataaaaaattagtaaaaagttaattttttaataataaaaccaaTATGACATCAGCTATGCAGCTAAAAACAAACTCCATCAACAAACCCAATCTACATATATAAAATTAGTACATAAATTTATTCATTTCTGTAAGACTGATACTTATGACTTTTTATCCCAGATTGATATTtctcaacttttttttctttcaattaaatTAATACCCAAATCTAACGTTGTTAATTTTTTGCTAATGTGGTACCACTGACCAATTGCACGCCGTGACGCTCCTCTTgtacatctttttcttttttattttatcttatagttttcttttttccccttttctttctttttgctatGTTACATTACACTGATTCTTTACGAGGTCTGACTTCTCCTTTCTAGTTCAATTCGCTGTCTGGTAAGTTCGATTTAATGTTTTGGTGTCAAAAGTTCTTCGACATAACTTCGATTTTGGAATGTTAGTTTTTAGTGATGTGACTGCGAATTAACCATTTGTTGGGAAATTGCTTGTCCTTTAGGGATGGGAATTCATCCTTGTTGATTCTGCATCGAATCCGTATCAAGTGGGTACCGAAATCCCAATTTTAGTTTCGAGTTTAGTCATCGAAAAATAAACTGTCAACACCACATGATCGTGTGGcaagctgtgtaactcactgttcacaAGAATTggaggcacacgggtgtgtgcccagACTGTATGTGGTTATGTGTTGTGCAGAGTTAACACGGGCCaatcacacgagtgtgtgtccaggctgtgtaactcactgtttgcgAACTAGAACCACATAGACATGTGACATGGGTATGTGTCAGGTTGTGTAGGACACATGACCAAGCACACGAGCATTTGTCAGACCGTGTAGAGTCATACGGGCTAGCTTTCCAGGCTATGTGAAACCACACGAGCATGTaggaaaatattctaaaattttccttcgGGCCATAAACATCGTCTGATACAAACGTAGGCTTTCCATAAGGTTTGTATGATCTGTATTAAGCTATAAAACTCTCTATTTGTTGATTTGCTAGTGTAGAATATGT
The genomic region above belongs to Gossypium hirsutum isolate 1008001.06 chromosome D05, Gossypium_hirsutum_v2.1, whole genome shotgun sequence and contains:
- the LOC107942822 gene encoding receptor-like protein EIX1; this translates as MITMSSTRSRKLVLFFAISCLLLHEICTDASVCKESERKALLEFKHSLQATVFSGNDALFWISEECCLWRGVYCNSFTGYVEMLDFSYQPLVVAGTISPSLLKLHHLTSLNFSSNDFNGSLIPEFFGSLKKLKLLDLSNANFRGPIPSLLGNLSMLETLRLGGNGRVFNVGKLEWLSHLSRLKEVDLSFTNLSNANDWSQVISHLPLLQKLSLRHCDLPSISSSSLSIANSSTSLTYLDLSDNNLPSSAIYPWLFNVSSNLVSLNLSSNRLKGPIPEAFGNMMAIQELYLSDNLLILAENQVWGDSVLNEIEKLPDFMVLDLGYNLLNGSISKSIGQLSNLQVLRLAGNSFDGDVISEAHFSNFTYLQKLDLSYTSLTLKLNSRWTPPFQLTQIMLCSCKLGPHFPDWIRTQMGILTPDHYISYVEYLDISASGISDSLPYWFWGSFHGLKYINMSFNQISGTFPNNSIHISHLDPSSNNFSGPLTRFSLDYNMGTINLSKNKFTGSVSPICNFTGAVFLTLFDLSNNLFSGVVPDCFGSFPFLTALNLGDNSFSGSLPSSLRSLISLEMLSLRGNKFSGVLPSSLQNCAKLKFLALSDNELSGEIPMWIGQKLSSLVFLSLQGNQFRGRIPHQLCGLKYLQILDLSVNKISGTIPPCLNNSLPWQKK